The sequence below is a genomic window from Wyeomyia smithii strain HCP4-BCI-WySm-NY-G18 chromosome 1, ASM2978416v1, whole genome shotgun sequence.
ggtattccaatcgacaccaaatttgggatttttccaaagagacagaagatgaataattcccccaactttgaacaaaatctgtgatggtcgtgtccaagtggcatgtacatttcgtatggaatgacccatatgtaaGAGCCATAAGTAACAAGTAAGGCAAGCTCAGACACCCTCTACCTCTTTCATGTATTACGTTATTTGTGCACGACGCCTAAGCAAACGAATTAAGAATGCATGAAattcaatgaaaaaacaaaaaaaaatctcgataTTGCAATCCACACTGCGACATCCACTCCTACACTGTCAGTGCGGCGGTAAAATAGGGCTTCGAATGTTATTTCACTGGTTATGTGTCCGAATGTCAACACTAGTGAAGGGAAATATCGACCAAAATCGTTAACGATAACATCGATAGTTTACAATCTCTAATCAATATTATCGATAAATTATCGATAATTTTTGCAGGGGGTGCGAGGTCGCAAAAGCAAGGATAATGTCTGTTCACTTgtgaattttaccgaagtcTATTCGGCCAGTAGAAAATTGGGAAAAATAAATGGCTATTTTGGATAACTACTATATGatattttgcaagtgcaagTAATAATTCGCATGCTTCAACCCGACTTGATATCAACTTCGTTTTGTTTCGCTTTCCCTCTCAATGATCACAAAACAATCGTCTTTCCTTCGGTACCTTTAGTTTCGTCGTTTTATTTTCGGCGTATTCGTATCGTCGGTTCAGATTGAACTGCTAGAACTGAGACTTCAAGGCAGCAACGAAGAAAGCAGGTTCGAGCAGATTTTGCTTCAATTGACGAATTAAAATTTACCGTCAACTGCTTGATGACGATGACCCGAAGCAAGTTATTTTCTTCGCTTCGACCTGTGAGGTAAGGACAAGCATGTTGGGTGCTGTGAATAATAAATTTGGTTGCAGGCTTGGCAAATCGTTGCATGGAACATGTTACACGCTACATGTTACACATTATATGTTACACATTACATGTTACACGTTACATATTACATGTATCATTGCACGTGTTATTTACATTACGTCCCGCCCCGTTTACATTCAAATCTTATGTAATACAATAtgtaaaaatcgtcaaaaatctgtccacgtggtaagtggatggccccttaccacTATTTCGAGGTGTTTTTTTTGTCCTTAAATCGACATTCCACAAACTTAAttacacactactcacacactgGATGagagatttatttaaatacgaCTTTGAGAATATTTGAGTTAGGGTGAGGAACCAATTAATCAAGGGTATTTTCATTAGTCATAGAAAACGGGCGTCAAACTGAgtgtttcaattttaaattggacaGTTCATTTTCTAGTAACCCCAACTAATCTTTTACCACAAGAAAATGTGGGATACCTGGTCAATATGGTTGGATCAATTGCATCATCGTCCTTCAGAAATGTAgcatatgtataatatatatttGTTTTACTGAGTTACTTATGAAAGTAAAAAACAGTTGGAGCTCTTGTACGGAAAAGTACGAGAGATATTCACCAACCTTCAGTTATGTATGTTTGTATTTCAAGGCATGTTTTGGGTTTTTTACTTTTCAACTACAAGGTACCATAAAATGCACAATTTACCGTTTATTCAGTAAGCGCACAGAATTTCGCAAGGCAAAACGCACCGCTGTCATTCCGATCATCTGACCCCCTCCTCTCCCCTCCTATAATTTGCGGATTGAAACGCACAAGACTTGCGCAAAACCTAAAACAATCTCATTCGAAGTTCAATTTACCAGTTTGACTCGTTTATCGCTTCATTTTACTACCACAGATGTTTCCCGCGCAGTAAAAACCTCGGCAGAaggttataaaaattaaaactggtacATTTAGAACTGCGTTCATCCTTCAAACCCGCCACCCCTTtcggcaacaaaaaaaaacggcgCACACTGTTTGGCGCAAAATTTGCATGTCGTTTCTGTGTTCTGTTACGTGTCCTTCCGCCGCATCGGAACCTACCCCAGACCAGAGCAGAGGAGAGAGCCTCACGCCAGGCACTAAACGACAACTTTATTTCTGCTAATTTAGCGAGCGCAAcacgcaacaataacaacagcaATAACAACAACTGCACGACATGTTTTCCGCTCTGCAATAAACGATGATAAAATATGACCACAAGAGTGCAGCGAACGAACGAACGGACGAACAACGGATCGGTTCCCCATTTGGACCGAGACAGCAGATCTCTCGGAACGTTACGAAATAGACATCAAATGAAATTGATTCCGATTCGGACGCATCCTGCCCCGAAGTGGTCTGAAGCTGCTGCAAGTTGCAAGCCGCGGAACCTGATATCTTAATGCAGCCAAGTGTATCCCCCCGACTGACCCACGTCAACGCACCAACTTTTGCGGTTACACCAAATTGCAGGTGACAGCGGCTTCTCTGCCTCTGGACGCTTGGGTGGAGGGATGAAACAGGGGAAACCATTACAACCAGCAACTACTCGTGTGGGGCTCAGTTGGATGGAACTCACAACGCATTTCGTTATGacatgagaaataaaaaaaataatatactggaaacagaaaacaaaaataattttacgaGTGCGGTCAGTCGCCGTCTCATTTGGTAGCTGATGCTGAAACGTCGAAAACCCTATCCGATGGGTGGATTTCCGCTCGGGCTGATACTCGTATGCGGCACCCCGTTATTGACGCGTTACGGGACGAAAGATCGAGATATCTATGTTGTTCATTTTACTCCGACTGTGGTGAGATCCTGCCGATGCCATAATACGTATTTcctgctggtgctgctgctgttgcggtTGCGCTGCCTCGAAGCTCGGACGGAACGGTTCGTTTATGAGATTGCCCCGAATCTGCTCAGCCGTGAGACGAAAATGTTTTGACTATCTGGTTCGGTGCATCGAGCGTCAAAAACCGCAAATGTTCAAATAGAAGGCACCTTCTGCACGTGGTTAGGTTAACGTTTCGGAGTTGTTGGACGGAAATGGTTATGTCCTTTTTGTTTCGAAAACCGTAGCTTTTCAGGCTAGGAACCAACCTAGTCTTCGGTTTGGCGTGGCTGTCTGTTTCTTTGATAACAGAAAATTAAGAATGAaaacaagttaattttcaagtaTTGTTCAACTGAACTGGAAAAATATCAAACAGAAAACTGGCCATCATTAGTCGACGTAGCAGTGCACTGCATTTTTGTTTGAAGGGATGAATATTTTTTGCCCAATAATTGCCAATATTTGTATGGCTTGCAAGATGACTTTTGACCTCACGAATTTTTAAAAGGTGTGTAGTGTCTTGCACAATTAGTGAAAACTATGAGAAAGCATTTTACTAGctaaggaaccattcaaatattacataacgcggaatttggcagttttcaatacccacccatccccacgtaacgcaattttacatgttttacaCACGCAAaataacgcttcgctgaatacccccccaccctgagcgcgttatgtattacaTGAATGATCCCTAAGGGAATACAAACACCCACTGGACTAAACCAAACCACGATGCGCACTAAAAAACCCTTTAAAAGCCTTTGCTCAGGACGAAACATGCAGCCAGTGTTCATCACAGCCGTCGCAAACCTGTTGTCCAAGTTCTACAGCCTGTttatgacgtagaactacaaatttgtttttattctgtTATACTTTATGTAAAAGTGAAAATGACACCGGCTACGTGTgatgtcagatttcaaacggtgatTAATGTATAAACACACAATGCAATGAAAGCACAATAGTACTAAAAACGGTATGTGCTTTACCAAACCGAACCGGAGGCGAGCATCGAGCAATCGATGTTTGATGCTCGACTTAGACTCGGCACGCAACATATTAAGAACCTCATTTTAATCtgtattttgtatttcaaaaaatcttttACAGTACAGTTTTACCTATTTTGTATGGCTGAAGGGTATTGGGACTAAAAGAGGCACTGCGACCATCATATTGATTATCTTTTGTTGCAGGCCCTAATTGCTGTACACAGATTACGAGGTAtccgtactcattgatggagtagggtTGGTTGGTAGTAATTCTGTGCCCCAATTTGGTAAGGCATAGTCAAATAGACTAACGACCTTTCTGGGATTAGAATTCCGTACCTGATATGGTGTTAAAAGTTAGCGTCCGAAGAAATAGTTTCTTGCAAATCCAAGGGCTTCACAATGACGAAGCAGGTGAGCGGACGTTTCAACTGCAAGGTTGCAGAAGCGGCAGTTATCACATCCGACAATTCCGATGTTCTTTAGGTGATAATGATCAGGACAGTGTCCGCTAACAACTCCCGTGTAGAGAATGAGCTCACCACGCTTGAGATCGAGAAGCCTCTTGGTTATAGCAGGGCTTGGAGAGattaactgtttagcttgtctgcaACCCTGTGTATTGTTCCATCGGTTAGCTATTTCTAGCGTTTCCCATGGTTTATGTTCGCGCTTGACGGTGGATTTCAAGGTGCCTGGAAAAGGCTcaggtccaatgaattgctgtgCTGATCCTTGCTTTGTGAGGCAGTCGGCGATTTCATTGCCCTCGATGCCACAGTGTCCAGGTACCCAGTACAGTAGAACTTGATTCTGCCGGGATACCTCTCGTAAAGCTGAGCTGCACTCCCAAACTAATTTGGACGCGCATTTGGTGGACCTCAGTGCCAATAGTGcagcttgactgtccgagaatatgcCGATTTTTGCGTGCCTGTAGTTACGTTTAAGACATATCTTAGCGCAGACGAGTATCGCATATACTTCTGCTTGAAAAACACGGTGTGCCATACACCCATTGGAATAGTTTCCTTAACACCGGGCCCGTAGACTCCGGAGCCAGTGTTGGATTCTATTTTTGAATAATCTGTATAGAAACAGATGA
It includes:
- the LOC129716760 gene encoding uncharacterized protein LOC129716760, yielding MALQNNLDVEVIETNRHIWNKDGPALPSGIICFYTDYSKIESNTGSGVYGPGVKETIPMGVWHTVFFKQKHAKIGIFSDSQAALLALRSTKCASKLVWECSSALREVSRQNQVLLYWVPGHCGIEGNEIADCLTKQGSAQQFIGPEPFPGTLKSTVKREHKPWETLEIANRWNNTQGCRQAKQLISPSPAITKRLLDLKRGELILYTGVVSGHCPDHYHLKNIGIVGCDNCRFCNLAVETSAHLLRHCEALGFARNYFFGR